Proteins encoded together in one Ruminococcaceae bacterium KH2T8 window:
- a CDS encoding Protein N-acetyltransferase, RimJ/RimL family: protein MEHTVFTTERLILRGWELSDAQDMFKYASDPDVGPAAGWPPHKDIEESRFIISNVLNGKEAYAICLKDDNRPIGTIELKTPDKSACAEGDDECELGFWLGKPFWGQGMMPEAARELIRHAFEDLGMSKVWCAHFEDNAKSQRTQEKMGFKPYCVRKDVDIPLLGRKTNDHVNLMTREDWEKIRG, encoded by the coding sequence ATGGAACACACAGTATTTACAACTGAAAGGCTGATACTCAGAGGATGGGAACTTTCCGATGCACAGGATATGTTCAAGTATGCATCTGATCCCGATGTCGGTCCTGCCGCAGGATGGCCGCCGCATAAGGATATAGAAGAGAGCCGGTTCATAATAAGTAATGTATTAAACGGCAAGGAGGCGTATGCTATCTGCCTTAAGGACGACAACAGGCCGATAGGAACGATAGAGCTCAAGACTCCCGATAAGTCAGCCTGTGCCGAAGGCGACGATGAGTGCGAGCTGGGATTCTGGCTCGGAAAGCCTTTCTGGGGACAGGGGATGATGCCTGAGGCGGCACGTGAGTTGATACGTCATGCTTTCGAGGACCTCGGCATGAGCAAGGTCTGGTGCGCCCATTTCGAGGATAATGCGAAGTCACAAAGGACTCAGGAGAAGATGGGATTTAAGCCTTACTGCGTGCGAAAAGACGTTGATATCCCGCTCCTTGGCAGGAAGACCAATGACCATGTTAACCTCATGACACGTGAGGACTGGGAGAAGATACGCGGATAA
- a CDS encoding Transcriptional regulator, contains XRE-family HTH domain: MDQIKIGAFLKELRKEHELSQEQLAQRFNVSSRSVSRWENGNTMPDISIMIELADYYDIDIRDLLRGERKSEKMEENLKETLVMVADYTEADKEKLLNKVYGCGLAMWIIAIVLMLLYFLSAWFDYMGCNLVLTPVLLILAEGILAVHTLHSGLQLKGRMSKKRNKKLIRITVTIWVVLTFAILIFMVFFLPNILLYGQPTPPPMG; this comes from the coding sequence ATGGACCAGATCAAGATAGGAGCTTTTCTCAAGGAGCTCAGGAAAGAACATGAGCTTTCACAGGAGCAGCTCGCGCAAAGATTTAACGTCTCATCTAGATCGGTCTCTCGCTGGGAGAACGGCAATACAATGCCCGACATCAGCATAATGATTGAACTGGCAGATTATTACGACATTGATATCCGCGACCTTCTTCGCGGAGAAAGGAAGAGTGAGAAAATGGAAGAAAATCTGAAAGAAACTTTGGTAATGGTAGCCGACTATACGGAGGCCGACAAAGAGAAGTTATTAAATAAGGTATATGGCTGCGGACTGGCCATGTGGATCATTGCGATAGTATTGATGCTACTGTACTTCCTCTCCGCCTGGTTTGATTACATGGGTTGCAATTTGGTCCTTACGCCGGTCCTCCTGATACTGGCAGAGGGAATATTAGCGGTCCATACACTGCACTCGGGTCTTCAGCTCAAGGGCAGGATGAGCAAGAAGAGAAATAAGAAGCTCATAAGGATCACCGTTACGATCTGGGTCGTGCTCACATTCGCTATACTGATCTTCATGGTATTCTTCCTTCCTAACATATTGCTCTATGGACAGCCTACGCCTCCGCCTATGGGTTAA
- a CDS encoding AraC family transcriptional regulator: MEWIEALQKAITYMEAHLLEEINYEDVAKQVHTSSYEFHRAFSFVTGLTANAYIRNRRLSLAGRELVETDAKITDLALKYGYETPESFTKAFTRFHGVAPRTAREEAGKLVLFNPLTITLSVKGGKSMDYRIVQTKEKKFIALVREFSNAIINDEANHDVADFWGEVNSNQMLSPIWMLREDGKRDLYGLCSPTTEGKDTFEYGIGIIIDEDTAKFDQADLEKKGFRIWDVEPGTYVVFDCVGEDGDCIAKTWVKFYKEFLPQMGYEASEATDYELYFDGTHPDIFCELWIPIKKK; the protein is encoded by the coding sequence ATGGAATGGATCGAAGCATTACAAAAAGCCATCACGTACATGGAAGCGCATCTTCTCGAGGAGATCAACTATGAAGACGTAGCGAAGCAGGTGCACACGTCGAGCTACGAGTTTCACAGGGCTTTCAGTTTCGTGACGGGCTTAACGGCCAACGCGTATATCAGGAACCGCCGCTTATCTCTGGCGGGAAGAGAACTCGTGGAGACCGATGCGAAGATCACGGATCTGGCCCTAAAGTACGGCTACGAGACGCCTGAGAGCTTTACCAAGGCTTTCACGAGGTTTCACGGAGTCGCGCCGAGAACGGCCAGAGAAGAAGCCGGCAAACTGGTGCTCTTTAATCCGCTTACGATCACATTATCCGTGAAAGGTGGTAAGAGTATGGATTATCGTATTGTTCAGACAAAGGAAAAGAAGTTTATCGCACTGGTAAGAGAGTTCAGTAACGCGATCATCAACGACGAAGCAAACCACGACGTGGCGGACTTCTGGGGTGAGGTCAACAGCAATCAGATGCTCTCTCCGATCTGGATGCTCAGGGAAGACGGAAAGCGCGACCTCTATGGTCTTTGCAGTCCCACGACGGAAGGAAAGGATACTTTCGAGTACGGTATCGGCATCATCATCGATGAGGATACTGCCAAGTTCGATCAGGCGGATCTGGAGAAGAAGGGCTTCCGCATCTGGGATGTTGAACCCGGTACATATGTAGTCTTTGACTGCGTAGGTGAAGACGGCGACTGTATCGCTAAGACCTGGGTGAAGTTCTATAAGGAGTTCCTGCCGCAGATGGGCTATGAGGCCTCTGAAGCGACGGACTACGAGCTCTACTTCGACGGTACTCATCCCGATATATTCTGTGAGCTGTGGATCCCGATCAAAAAGAAGTAA
- a CDS encoding Helix-turn-helix codes for MRTNLDINRLKAAREAKGITMAEAARQLNLSKIGYCRYEYGERTPSIQTIEAIARCFNTSVSYLIGETDDISPDYMIIKRFDDPELFDLVQSVYSEKKTADHILQYFRKIKTKS; via the coding sequence ATGAGAACCAATTTAGATATCAACCGTCTTAAAGCCGCCAGAGAAGCCAAAGGAATCACTATGGCGGAAGCTGCGCGACAACTAAATCTTTCAAAGATCGGGTATTGCAGATATGAATACGGCGAGAGAACCCCGTCTATACAAACAATAGAAGCAATAGCCAGGTGTTTTAATACATCGGTTTCATATCTTATCGGAGAAACAGATGATATATCACCGGATTACATGATCATAAAAAGATTTGATGATCCGGAATTATTCGATCTTGTTCAGTCTGTTTATTCGGAAAAGAAAACAGCTGATCACATCTTGCAATACTTTAGAAAGATAAAAACAAAATCATGA
- a CDS encoding DNA-damage-inducible protein J yields MAKSVNMCVRVDPDLKAQAEEILDQLGMNMNGTINMFLNQIVREKRVPLSLSLNNEQDILSDIMISKQERENGIEGIDAQRLLVEMKKIISEAEAK; encoded by the coding sequence ATGGCAAAGAGTGTAAATATGTGTGTGAGAGTTGATCCAGATCTTAAGGCTCAAGCTGAAGAGATCTTAGATCAGTTGGGGATGAACATGAATGGAACTATTAATATGTTCCTGAATCAAATAGTACGTGAAAAAAGAGTTCCTCTTAGTCTGTCACTGAATAACGAGCAAGATATTCTTTCGGATATCATGATCTCTAAGCAGGAAAGAGAAAATGGTATTGAGGGTATAGATGCTCAAAGATTGCTGGTAGAAATGAAGAAGATCATTTCAGAAGCTGAAGCAAAATGA
- a CDS encoding diguanylate cyclase (GGDEF) domain-containing protein → MDQKAIQKLTYTINTVILILVFGLTGFFTFCEAEFLVLFSIPTTMVYLVGYYLIRKERLDIYVRLVYFWLTLYMTVTTICLGYKFGFHLYSLSMIPIIFYTEYMAEKLGKSHINTVAISGIIVTCYLISTGYAAYAGPIYEVDNSIAGVFWLFNSAIVLFFLIVYSGIMLKMVGSYESKLKDIAHTDRLTGLYNRHYMMTKLEEAVSSDGDSFLSMSDIDNFKQINDKYGHNAGDYILENLSKIMKEVCSDGEISRWGGEEFLIMFSGTAEDKGIKLIESLRKRIESEEFIFDGRKIDVTITSGIATFTKGQSVDEWIKVADDRLYFGKNNGKNRVVLNEPG, encoded by the coding sequence GTGGACCAAAAGGCTATTCAAAAACTTACATATACGATCAATACCGTTATACTGATCCTTGTCTTCGGACTTACCGGATTCTTTACTTTCTGCGAGGCCGAATTCCTTGTTCTGTTCAGTATTCCCACTACTATGGTCTATCTTGTCGGTTATTACCTGATCCGCAAAGAGCGCCTGGATATCTATGTCAGACTCGTTTATTTCTGGCTGACTCTCTATATGACCGTCACGACGATCTGCCTCGGATATAAGTTCGGTTTTCACCTCTACAGCCTTTCGATGATCCCGATCATCTTTTATACGGAATATATGGCCGAGAAGCTCGGAAAGTCCCATATCAATACCGTAGCGATAAGCGGCATCATCGTCACATGCTATCTGATATCCACGGGTTATGCCGCCTATGCCGGTCCGATCTATGAAGTGGATAACAGCATCGCGGGCGTGTTCTGGCTCTTTAATTCCGCTATCGTATTATTTTTCCTGATTGTCTACTCGGGCATAATGCTCAAGATGGTAGGCTCGTACGAAAGCAAGCTCAAGGATATCGCTCATACGGACAGGCTCACGGGTCTTTATAACCGTCACTACATGATGACTAAGCTCGAAGAGGCAGTCTCTTCCGACGGTGACAGCTTCCTTTCGATGTCTGATATCGATAACTTCAAGCAGATAAACGATAAATATGGTCATAACGCAGGTGACTACATCCTCGAGAACCTCTCGAAGATAATGAAGGAGGTCTGTTCAGACGGCGAGATCTCGAGATGGGGCGGTGAGGAGTTCCTCATCATGTTCAGCGGTACTGCGGAAGATAAGGGCATCAAGCTGATCGAAAGCCTTCGAAAGAGGATCGAATCGGAAGAATTTATCTTCGATGGCCGGAAGATCGACGTTACGATCACATCGGGTATCGCAACATTTACCAAGGGACAGTCGGTCGACGAATGGATAAAGGTCGCTGACGACAGGCTCTACTTCGGTAAGAATAACGGTAAGAACAGAGTAGTCCTTAATGAGCCAGGATAA
- a CDS encoding DNA-binding transcriptional regulator, XRE-family HTH domain: MNISDRIQTLRKAKGMSQEQLADAVGVSRQAVSKWESEQASPDLDKVVIMSELFDVTTDYILKGIEPVEVQDHKTMADVIDQKILTEKNKERTKTLLKYILIGFGTLLAIDFTVFVIYVLINGLPA; encoded by the coding sequence ATGAATATTTCAGACAGGATCCAGACTTTACGAAAGGCTAAGGGCATGTCACAGGAGCAGCTTGCCGATGCGGTGGGCGTATCCAGACAGGCAGTCTCAAAGTGGGAAAGCGAGCAGGCATCTCCCGATCTTGATAAGGTCGTCATCATGAGCGAGCTTTTTGACGTAACGACCGACTATATACTTAAGGGAATAGAGCCGGTAGAGGTTCAGGACCATAAGACGATGGCAGATGTTATCGACCAGAAGATACTTACCGAGAAGAACAAGGAAAGGACAAAGACGCTCCTTAAATATATCCTTATAGGCTTCGGCACACTGCTGGCAATAGACTTTACGGTATTCGTTATTTATGTGCTGATCAACGGTTTACCGGCCTGA
- a CDS encoding Acyl-CoA reductase gives MILYAGKIYDSSEQNRLLDELKTKIPQALAMDPLEPETVINAIERLRQDTLAGKFDDLLVNLPKDAVSAYKTQASVLLSGDMLRQKLRTELGVTDQYETDGAQGFSRIRVRTMPLGVLLHIAAGNTDFLPAYSLVEGLLAGNINILKLPSADDGLSLKLIMQLIEYEPKLKDYIYVFDTPSTDIYGMQKMAELANGISVWGGDVALDAVRKMAPTGVKLIEWGQKLGFCYISSLDRMPDADEDLKALAEHIASTKQLLCSSCQVIYLNSESNEEKVAFAHRFAPILEDAVDKSKTDDIGVRARDTLVSYTARLKGMVGEEAVSDNVIRKRGCSIIISDDGRLELSPMMCNVLVKDLPEDKITEVLIESKNYLQTAGLICPEDERGHLTDILLRSGVVRVTKAGNMSAYFPGESHDGDYALGRYVRRVNIEI, from the coding sequence ATGATACTTTACGCAGGAAAGATATACGACAGCTCGGAACAGAACAGGCTTCTTGATGAACTGAAGACAAAGATTCCTCAGGCGCTTGCCATGGATCCGCTGGAACCTGAGACTGTTATCAATGCGATAGAAAGACTTAGGCAGGATACGCTCGCGGGTAAGTTTGATGATCTTCTCGTCAACCTCCCCAAAGATGCGGTTTCAGCTTACAAGACGCAGGCATCCGTATTGCTTTCCGGAGATATGCTCCGCCAAAAGCTCAGGACCGAACTTGGTGTCACGGATCAGTATGAGACGGATGGTGCTCAAGGGTTTTCGCGCATCAGGGTCAGGACAATGCCCCTTGGCGTGCTCCTTCATATCGCGGCGGGAAACACGGATTTTCTTCCTGCTTATTCGCTCGTCGAAGGACTTCTTGCCGGCAATATAAATATACTAAAACTGCCATCTGCCGATGACGGTCTGTCGCTAAAGCTCATAATGCAGCTTATAGAGTACGAACCGAAGCTCAAGGACTATATCTACGTCTTTGATACTCCTTCTACCGATATTTACGGCATGCAGAAGATGGCAGAGCTTGCTAACGGGATCAGTGTCTGGGGAGGTGACGTCGCGCTCGATGCCGTACGAAAGATGGCACCTACCGGAGTTAAACTTATCGAGTGGGGGCAAAAGCTCGGGTTTTGTTATATCTCATCCCTTGACAGGATGCCTGACGCGGATGAAGATCTTAAGGCTCTGGCAGAGCATATCGCAAGCACAAAGCAGCTCCTGTGCAGTTCATGTCAGGTCATATATCTTAACAGCGAGAGTAACGAGGAAAAGGTGGCTTTCGCACACAGGTTTGCGCCGATCCTCGAGGATGCTGTAGATAAGAGTAAGACGGATGATATCGGCGTGCGGGCAAGAGATACGCTCGTAAGCTATACCGCGAGATTAAAGGGTATGGTCGGCGAAGAAGCTGTATCAGACAATGTGATCAGGAAGCGCGGGTGCAGCATAATCATCTCTGATGACGGTAGGCTCGAATTATCGCCTATGATGTGTAATGTCCTTGTGAAGGATCTTCCTGAGGACAAGATAACAGAGGTTCTCATAGAGAGTAAGAACTATCTTCAGACGGCAGGTCTTATCTGTCCTGAGGATGAGCGCGGACATCTTACGGATATCCTGCTAAGAAGCGGTGTCGTACGTGTCACCAAGGCGGGAAACATGAGCGCGTATTTCCCGGGTGAATCACATGACGGAGACTATGCTCTGGGACGTTATGTAAGACGTGTAAATATCGAGATCTGA
- a CDS encoding Uncharacterized membrane protein YccF, DUF307 family: protein MRILANILWFICGGFICWLEYVLLGLLLCITIVGIPFGIQCFKFAELCAMPFGKELRYTMGPTSVLGNILWIALVGWETALTELVIGAVLCLTIVGIPFGVQFFKLAGLTLMPFGSHVRVAHVF from the coding sequence ATGAGGATACTCGCAAATATCTTATGGTTTATCTGCGGCGGCTTTATCTGCTGGCTCGAGTATGTGCTCCTTGGATTGCTCTTATGCATCACGATCGTGGGCATTCCGTTCGGAATTCAGTGCTTCAAGTTCGCTGAGCTCTGTGCGATGCCTTTCGGTAAGGAGCTGCGTTATACCATGGGACCCACTTCGGTTCTGGGAAACATCCTGTGGATCGCACTCGTCGGCTGGGAGACGGCTCTTACAGAGCTTGTTATCGGAGCTGTTCTCTGCCTTACGATCGTAGGTATACCGTTCGGCGTTCAGTTCTTTAAGCTCGCCGGATTGACACTGATGCCTTTCGGATCACATGTCAGAGTGGCACACGTATTCTGA
- a CDS encoding Lysophospholipase, alpha-beta hydrolase superfamily, with product MKKNKVIKVTAITMSVIALLVAGGSFAFGGYVADKILHQNEGKDTKDNSLKQLEVWGYDIDAFNATYQGTEISATAEDGNVVPATYFDNGSDKVAILVHGAGGDRVCTYPLAEGYLQNGYDVIAIDQRGCGDNADDKVTFGINESLDVKAMVEYARETLGEATVIVHGQSMGAQTTAIYASTVTPGTPEAADAVICDSPVPGMELILKEMFGDGDTESFTANFLTGTSKIYMGLVDGIDYDDGDTIEVVADDMLPTLVIVSDRDEVCLPHQVEEVYENVGSDNKQIMHMDSAHIEGIIDDPEAYMDGVMSFLDSAI from the coding sequence ATGAAAAAGAACAAGGTAATCAAGGTAACGGCAATCACAATGAGCGTAATCGCACTTCTTGTTGCAGGCGGTTCATTCGCATTCGGCGGATATGTAGCAGATAAGATCCTCCACCAGAACGAAGGAAAAGATACAAAAGATAACAGCCTTAAGCAGCTCGAGGTATGGGGATACGATATCGATGCATTTAACGCAACATATCAGGGCACAGAGATCAGCGCAACGGCAGAAGACGGCAACGTCGTTCCCGCTACATACTTCGATAACGGCAGCGACAAGGTAGCCATCCTCGTACACGGTGCAGGCGGAGACAGAGTATGCACATATCCTCTTGCAGAAGGATACCTTCAGAACGGCTACGATGTAATCGCCATCGATCAGAGAGGCTGCGGAGACAATGCAGACGATAAGGTAACATTCGGTATCAACGAGAGCCTCGACGTAAAGGCAATGGTCGAATACGCAAGAGAGACACTCGGTGAAGCAACAGTTATCGTACACGGTCAGTCCATGGGTGCTCAGACAACGGCTATCTACGCATCCACTGTAACTCCCGGCACACCCGAGGCAGCTGATGCAGTTATCTGCGATTCCCCCGTACCCGGTATGGAACTGATCCTCAAGGAGATGTTCGGTGACGGCGATACGGAGTCCTTCACGGCTAACTTCCTTACAGGCACGAGCAAGATCTACATGGGTCTCGTAGACGGTATCGATTACGATGACGGTGACACTATCGAAGTAGTAGCCGATGACATGCTCCCTACTCTTGTTATCGTAAGTGACCGTGACGAAGTATGCCTTCCTCATCAGGTTGAAGAAGTATATGAGAATGTAGGCTCTGACAACAAGCAGATCATGCACATGGACAGCGCTCATATCGAAGGCATCATCGATGATCCCGAGGCTTATATGGACGGCGTTATGTCCTTCCTCGATTCAGCAATCTGA
- a CDS encoding diguanylate cyclase (GGDEF) domain-containing protein → MRIRNVAAIVSGMDEEYPYHIIRGINKFAKDNYINVSYFAAFGGIVDSRNFDIGEYSIYNLPDFSKFDGALLLSNTFADPDIRNAIIDKVKAAGIPSVIFECKDHPEFCDVSIDNYAVMKKLVKHLIDEHGARVFNYIAGPTANPEARDRYRAFRDALSESGIEFDEANRLFHGLFRSYDGIKAIEAFEKSGLELPDAFVCANDSMAITAMIRLQHMGYKIPEDVIVTGFDNTFNARNSYPALTTVKRPLYYSGNMACNILMGLMDNEDVPKSTLLEAEPVFSESCGCPDDYSENIKDFKRSTYKRIERTYTNVHMLNRLIAGLAGAQNIDECIDSIEQVLKTIDCNDFALCLVSDWEDTYNVASVADTNDTYPPYITAPFIWKDGVRRSVKKFPSSQLYPEPMTTGGNISYFLPLHFNQRCLGYYILTNNDFPIYSLLCHTMTMSIGNAIDNISKLNVLDPLCKIYNRNGFNTNAGYIFKECRASASPLSISFIDMDNLKMINDTYGHKEGDIAIKALADSISSSCNSGDICGRFGGDEFVAIGRGADFAEKFEQALQEKIDKINEKSNKPYKLSASYGHITATPQITDTLFDLIQQADAKMYEVKKERHRNRT, encoded by the coding sequence ATGAGGATAAGAAATGTTGCTGCGATCGTGTCCGGCATGGACGAGGAATACCCCTATCACATTATCCGCGGGATCAATAAATTCGCCAAGGATAACTACATTAACGTCTCCTACTTCGCTGCTTTCGGCGGTATAGTCGACAGCAGGAACTTCGACATCGGAGAATACAGCATATATAACCTCCCGGATTTCTCAAAGTTCGACGGCGCACTGCTCCTGTCGAATACTTTCGCCGATCCCGATATACGAAATGCGATCATAGACAAGGTAAAGGCCGCAGGCATCCCTTCAGTCATCTTCGAATGCAAGGATCATCCGGAATTCTGCGACGTAAGTATCGACAACTATGCCGTCATGAAAAAGCTCGTAAAGCACCTGATCGACGAGCACGGAGCAAGAGTATTCAACTATATAGCGGGACCTACCGCGAACCCCGAGGCACGCGACAGATATCGCGCATTCAGGGATGCGCTCTCGGAAAGCGGCATCGAGTTCGACGAAGCGAACAGGCTCTTCCACGGACTTTTCAGGAGCTACGACGGAATAAAGGCTATCGAGGCATTCGAGAAATCGGGCCTGGAGCTGCCGGATGCTTTCGTATGCGCCAATGACAGTATGGCGATCACCGCCATGATCAGGCTCCAGCATATGGGATATAAGATCCCCGAAGATGTCATCGTAACGGGATTCGACAATACATTTAATGCCAGGAACTCTTATCCTGCTTTAACGACTGTTAAGAGACCGCTTTATTATTCGGGCAACATGGCCTGCAATATCCTTATGGGACTCATGGATAATGAGGATGTCCCAAAGAGCACTCTCCTCGAAGCCGAGCCCGTATTCTCCGAGAGCTGCGGCTGCCCCGATGACTATTCCGAGAACATAAAGGACTTTAAGCGCAGCACATATAAGAGGATCGAGAGGACATATACCAATGTCCATATGCTCAACAGGCTGATCGCGGGACTTGCCGGAGCACAGAATATCGATGAGTGCATCGATTCGATCGAACAGGTCCTTAAGACAATAGACTGTAACGACTTTGCGCTCTGTCTCGTTAGCGACTGGGAAGATACATATAACGTCGCATCCGTCGCTGATACGAACGATACTTACCCGCCCTATATCACGGCTCCTTTCATATGGAAAGACGGAGTAAGGCGTTCGGTCAAGAAGTTCCCGAGCAGCCAGCTCTATCCCGAGCCTATGACTACGGGCGGCAACATCAGTTACTTCCTGCCCCTGCACTTTAACCAGAGGTGCCTCGGATACTATATCCTCACGAATAACGATTTCCCGATCTACAGCCTTCTTTGTCACACGATGACCATGAGCATCGGAAATGCGATCGACAATATCTCGAAGCTAAATGTATTGGATCCGCTCTGTAAGATCTATAACAGGAACGGCTTTAATACCAACGCGGGATATATCTTCAAGGAATGCAGAGCTTCGGCGAGCCCTCTGTCCATCTCATTTATCGACATGGATAACCTTAAGATGATCAACGACACATACGGTCATAAGGAAGGCGATATCGCGATCAAGGCACTTGCAGATTCCATCTCGTCCTCCTGTAATTCGGGCGATATATGCGGCAGGTTCGGCGGAGATGAATTCGTTGCCATCGGACGCGGAGCAGACTTTGCCGAAAAGTTTGAGCAGGCACTTCAGGAAAAGATCGATAAGATCAACGAGAAGTCCAATAAGCCTTATAAGCTCTCCGCAAGCTACGGACATATCACGGCCACGCCTCAGATCACCGATACGCTCTTTGACCTGATCCAGCAGGCTGACGCAAAGATGTATGAAGTTAAGAAGGAAAGACACAGGAACAGGACTTAA
- a CDS encoding Uncharacterized membrane protein YczE, which produces MAEKSIKDRFDLRRIALSFAGVTGMGFFVSILLKCNLGTDPCTFMNKSISTHIGMSFGNWQLIINLAMFLIVLIFDRKLIGFGTLFNMVLIGYYVDFFDWVWNKSLPPTVFTDMVPRWGIFIVSLFLFMICASVYINADSGVSPYDGIPIILTNKITGRFPKIPKTPIRICWDGLAIVVGVLFGGIPIIGIILMALFLGPLITLVGKLIRPRQVSGK; this is translated from the coding sequence GTGGCTGAAAAGAGTATAAAAGACAGATTTGACTTAAGGAGGATCGCGCTCAGCTTTGCGGGCGTAACGGGTATGGGATTCTTTGTCTCCATACTGCTCAAATGTAATCTCGGTACCGATCCGTGTACATTCATGAACAAGTCGATATCGACTCATATCGGCATGAGCTTCGGTAACTGGCAGCTTATCATCAACCTCGCGATGTTCCTGATCGTTCTTATCTTCGATCGAAAGCTCATCGGTTTCGGAACACTCTTTAACATGGTTCTCATCGGATACTATGTCGATTTCTTTGATTGGGTATGGAATAAGTCACTGCCGCCTACGGTCTTTACCGATATGGTTCCGAGGTGGGGCATCTTTATAGTGTCGCTCTTCCTCTTCATGATCTGTGCTTCCGTATATATCAACGCGGATTCGGGCGTGTCGCCTTATGACGGTATCCCGATAATACTCACGAATAAGATAACAGGCAGGTTCCCCAAGATCCCGAAGACTCCGATCAGGATATGCTGGGACGGCCTTGCGATCGTAGTCGGCGTACTCTTCGGAGGAATCCCGATCATAGGTATCATCCTCATGGCATTGTTTTTGGGACCCCTCATCACTTTAGTCGGAAAGCTCATAAGACCGCGTCAGGTTTCCGGCAAATGA